One window from the genome of Cryptomeria japonica chromosome 6, Sugi_1.0, whole genome shotgun sequence encodes:
- the LOC131033322 gene encoding uncharacterized protein LOC131033322: MAVSFESLSSVCERAQNCGISFKPNSRRAISERTQNCGISFRPNSRRAIIGTKKCKFMFRINCSGRGRHGGGLNHYSRQAFSSSSVEDALITSWVLYKHDDVKPKSIPSKPTSPGYENVQAVADDNQTTSFVADAQGRKGRQNSRVGNPSLSLSQSFDVQTSSGYIIGATGPPATLSKPFAGGAGLYMALVFALLGITTAGASLLGMNSSQEECTKCSGYGVERCHLCQSTGIIKCEMDTVHYITCPLCFGSLTKKCSSCDGVRMRKGVPPFLQQEQVRSSQRSNN, encoded by the exons ATGGCAGTTTCTTTTGAAAGTTTATCATCTGTATGTGAAAGAGCCCAAAATTGTGGCATCAGTTTTAAACCCAACTCCAGAAGAGCTATCAGTGAAAGAACCCAAAATTGTGGGATCAGTTTCAGACCCAATTCCAGAAGAGCTATTATCGGCACAAAAAAATGCAAATTTATGTTTAGAATTAATTGCAGTGGAAGAGGCAGACATGGAGGCGGACTAAATCACTATTCACGCCAGGCTTTCAGTAGTTCCTCTGTTGAAGATGCTTTGATCACTTCATGGGTGCTATATAAGCATGATGATGTAAAGCCCAaatcaattccatcaaaacccACTTCTCCTGGTTATGAAAATGTTCAGGCAGTTGCTGATGATAACCAGACCACCAGTTTTGTGGCAGATGCTCAag GTAGGAAAGGGAGGCAAAATTCTAGAGTGGGGAATCCTTCACTTAGTCTGTCACAGAGCTTTGATGTACAGACTAGCAGTGGGTACATTATTGGAGCTACAGGCCCCCCTGCAACCTTATCAAAACCATTTGCAG GAGGGGCTGGATTGTATATGGCGCTGGTGTTTGCACTTTTGGGTATCACCACTGCTGGAGCCTCTTTGTTGGGGATGAATTCATCTCAG GAGGAATGCACCAAATGTTCTGGTTATGGAGTAGAGAGATGCCACCTGTGTCAATCTACTGGAATCATAAAATGTGAAATGGATACCGTGCATTATATTACTTGTCCTTTGTGTTTTGGTTCCCTTACAAAAAAG TGTTCAAGCTGTGATGGTGTACGCATGAGGAAGGGTGTGCCCCCATTCTTGCAACAGGAGCAGGTCAGATCTTCACAGAGAAGCAATAACTGA